A DNA window from Pungitius pungitius chromosome 1, fPunPun2.1, whole genome shotgun sequence contains the following coding sequences:
- the LOC119222938 gene encoding nuclear factor 7, brain-like: MAFALSEDQFRCVICLDIFHNPISTPCGHNFCRGCIKRYWDTRNKSECPLCKEVFKTRPELRINVGLKDITEQFKKSIKGRPSYKPAPPKRTPHVGLRQKQLSKNDEVPCDICHGNEVMAVKSCFMCQLSYCEIHLTPHLRDPVLTKHRLADPGTFVTSHLCRSHNKVLDRYCKRDQTPICVECREVDHKHHEITSIGKESKLVRIQMKTVEAEFQDMVKARLSKYKELNSSVEISEMNKAQALEKILQVVSNVIGVIEKNQASLIEEIEKKQGAAHRRDEALLQELGLEINELQRRRSELVHLESSDDPLHLLQCFPSLRASVFSRDWSAIRVQPSGHMGAVRRTFTKLVDLCHDLENQLAAEEISDLYTYAVDVTLDPVTASGWLSLSADGKQVSLGPQLKKLSPPDDWRRFDSCVSVLGKQCFTSGRHYWVVQVGDKTDWDLGVARESINRKGAITVRPDSGYWAICRRKGGSLSACAGPSFPLRLQETPQKVGVFLDYEEGSVSFYDAEAKTHIYTYSGCDFPEPLYPYLNPCLHDNGRNTAPLVICPVEVNVAL, from the exons ATGGCCTTCGCCTTGTCTGAGGACCAGTTTCGGTGCGTCATCTGTCTGGATATCTTCCACAACCCCATCTCCACCCCGTGCGGGCACAACTTCTGCCGGGGATGCATCAAACGCTATTGGGACACCAGAAACAAGTCGGAGTGTCCACTTTGCAAAGAGGTCTTCAAAACCCGCCCAGAACTCAGGATCAACGTCGGATTGAAAGACATCACCGAGCAGTTCAAAAA GTCCATAAAGGGCCGGCCGTCGTACAAGCCGGCCCCTCCAAAGAGGACGCCGCATGTCGGACTGCGCCAGAAACAGCTTTCAAAAAACGATGAAGTTCCGTGCGACATCTGCCATGGGAACGAGGTGATGGCGGTCAAGTCGTGCTTCATGTGCCAGCTGTCTTACTGTGAGATCCACCTGACGCCTCACCTGAGGGACCCGGTGCTGACGAAGCACAGGCTGGCGGATCCGGGCACCTTTGTCACCAGTCACCTCTGTAGGAGCCACAACAAGGTCCTGGATAGGTACTGCAAAAGGGACCAGACACCCATTTGCGTGGAATGCAGAGAGGTGGACCACAAACACCACGAGATCACCTCCATCGGGAAGGAGAGCAAGTTGGTCAGG ATTCAGATGAAGACGGTGGAAGCAGAGTTTCAGGACATGGTCAAGGCCAGACTCTCCAAATATAAAGAGCTCAACAGTTCAGTAGAGATCAGCGAG ATGAATAAAGCCCAGGCGCTAGAAAAAATCCTCCAGGTCGTCTCCAACGTGATAGGCGTCATCGAGAAAAACCAGGCTTCGCTCATCGAGGAGATTGAGAAGAAGCAGGGAGCGGCTCACAGGAGAGACGAGGCGCTCCTCCAGGAGCTGGGCCTGGAGATCAACGAGCTGCAAAGGAGACGGAGCGAGCTGGTGCACCTGGAGAGCAGCgacgaccccctccacctcctgcag TGTTTCCCCTCGCTGAGGGCCTCGGTATTCAGCAGGGACTGGTCCGCCATCAGGGTGCAGCCGTCCGGCCACATGGGGGCGGTGAGGAGAACTTTCACCAAGCTGGTGGACTTGTGCCATGATCTTGAGAATCAACTGGCGGCAGAAG AAATAAGTGACTTGTATACATATGCAG TGGACGTGACTCTGGACCCGGTGACGGCGTCGGGCTGGTTGAGTCTGTCTGCAGACGGAAAGCAG GTGAGCCTCGGCCCCCAGCTGAAGAAACTCTCCCCACCTGACGATTGGCGAAGGTTCGACTCCTGCGTGTCCGTCCTGGGGAAGCAATGCTTCACCTCTGGGAGACATTACTGGGTGGTTCAG GTCGGCGACAAAACAGACTGGGACCTCGGCGTGGCCCGGGAGTCCATCAACAGGAAGGGGGCCATCACGGTGCGTCCCGACAGCGGTTACTGGGCCATCTGCCGGCGCAAAGGCGGCAGCCTCAGCGCCTGCGCTGGCCCCTCCTTCCCGCTCCGCCTCCAGGAAACGCCCCAGAAAGTGGGCGTGTTCCTGGACTACGAGGAAGGCTCTGTGTCCTTCTACGATGCAGAAGCAAAGACCCACATTTACACCTACAGCGGGTGTGACTTCCCTGAGCCTCTGTACCCGTACTTGAACCcctgtctccatgacaacgggAGAAACACCGCCCCGTTGGTCATCTGTCCCGTTGAGGTGAATGTGGCGCTTTGA
- the LOC119222942 gene encoding E3 ubiquitin-protein ligase TRIM39-like: MLPEKQFQCAICQQVFTDPVTTPCGHNFCRACIRSVWDGSEVCRCPACSTPFTSRPEMAINAAFKELADAFRQMAARPAAPRPSPGRPGEVACDVCAATSQRVKALKSCLVCLTSYCEAHLEPHRSVATLNVHKLMEPAGDLQDRMCKKHQRLLEMFCRDEQRCVCQFCTETEHKGHRAVTVEDESGQRKIQMEKTAADFQQMIQERLKKVEEIKSCLKLSNTSAEKETKESDRLFASLVRSVEERRAEAQAEIEEKQRAAERRAEELVHGLQQEITELQRRSAELEELRDTEDHLSVLQKSPPLMSAPPTREWMEITVNPELCVGTLRGALSKLDASLKNEMDGLKTGEMKKMQKYAVDVALDPETAHPNIVLSADGKQAGRGELLRVVPDNPQRFDPVICVLAKRGFLSGRFYFQVAVGTKTFWDLGVVKASVNRKGMIISKPENGFWTVRLRGGEEYRALDSPSVLLALQAKPRLVGVFTDIEEGTVSFFDVEARSHLYTFSGCMFSERIFPFFCPGVFDDGKNTAPLVISDVSPF; the protein is encoded by the exons ATGTTGCCGGAAAAGCAGTTCCAGTGCGCCATCTGTCAGCAGGTGTTCACCGACCCGGTCACCACGCCCTGCGGACACAACTTCTGCCGGGCCTGCATCCGGAGCGTGTGGGACGGCAGCGAGGTCTGCCGGTGTCCCGCCTGTAGCACGCCGTTCACCTCCCGCCCCGAAATGGCCATCAACGCGGCCTTCAAGGAGCTGGCGGACGCGTTCAGGCAGATGGCGGCCCGTCCGGCGGCTCCCCGGCCGTCCCCGGGCCGACCCGGCGAGGTGGCGTGCGACGTCTGCGCCGCGACCTCCCAGCGGGTGAAGGCCCTGAAGTCCTGCCTGGTGTGCCTGACCTCGTACTGCGAAGCCCACCTGGAGCCCCACCGGAGCGTCGCCACCTTGAACGTGCACAAGCTGATGGAGCCGGCGGGCGACCTGCAGGACCGGATGTGCAAGAAGCACCAGAGGCTGCTGGAGATGTTCTGCAGGGACGAGCAGAGGTGCGTGTGCCAGTTCTGCACCGAAACGGAGCACAAAGGTCACCGGGCCGTCACGGTGGAGGACGAGAGCGGTCAGAGGAAG ATCCAAATGGAGAAGACTGCGGCAGACTTTCAGCAGATGATCCAGGAACGACTGAAAAAAGTGGAAGAGATCAAAAGCTGTCTGAAGCTCAGCAAC ACGAGTGCAGAGAAGGAGACGAAGGAGAGCGACCGTCTCTTTGCGTCCCTGGTTCGCTCGGTCGAGGAGAGACGAGCTGAAGCCCAAGCGGAAAtcgaggagaagcagagagccGCAGAGAGGAGGGCGGAGGAGCTTGTCCACGGGCTGCAGCAGGAAATCAccgagctgcagaggaggagcgcTGAGCTGGAGGAACTGAGAGACACGGAGGACCACCTGAGCGTCCTACAG AAGTCTCCCCCTCTCATGTCAGCCCCTCCCACAAGAGAGTGGATGGAGATCACGGTGAACCCTGAACTCTGTGTGGGGACGCTGCGGGGGGCGCTGTCCAAGCTGGACGCGAGCCTGAAGAACGAAATGGACGGCCTGAAGACCGGAG aGATGAAGAAGATGCAGAAATACGCAG TCGACGTCGCTTTGGACCCGGAGACGGCCCATCCCAACATCGTCCTGTCAGCTGACGGAAAGCAGGCGGGCCGCGGCGAGCTGCTGCGCGTCGTCCCTGACAACCCCCAACGCTTTGACCCCGTCATCTGCGTCCTGGCCAAGCGGGGCTTCCTGTCCGGGAGGTTCTACTTCCAG GTTGCCGTGGGGACAAAGACCTTCTGGGACCTGGGCGTGGTCAAGGCCTCCGTCAACAGGAAGGGGATGATCATCTCCAAGCCGGAGAACGGCTTCTGGACGGTGCGGCTGAGGGGCGGCGAGGAGTACCGCGCCCTGGACTCCCCGTCGGTCCTCCTGGCCCTCCAGGCCAAACCGCGGCTGGTGGGGGTGTTTACGGATATCGAGGAGGGCACCGTGTCGTTCTTCGACGTGGAGGCCAGGTCTCACCTCTACACCTTCAGCGGGTGCATGTTCTCGGAGAGGATCTTCCCCTTCTTCTGCCCGGGTGTCTTCGATGACGGGAAAAACACGGCGCCATTAGTTATCTCGGATGTTAGTCCTTTTTAA